Proteins from a single region of Belliella baltica DSM 15883:
- a CDS encoding translocation/assembly module TamB domain-containing protein, protein MKKFLKISGIVLSVIFLVLIVLILFVRSPYGQQIIVNKATAYLSDKTSTQVEIDHLFITFAGNFSLQGLYIEDLKKDTLLYSKDLELGFGLINFIRTGDIHISKLEWDGLKANISRQENSEEFNYDFLINAFVSEPTEPDLQNEEIPESDSEPLKISLDPISFRNFDLSYQDEKMGMDAKLKLGEFDLNIASMNLEDLAFDIKNVALKNSKVSYRQTKPFEETEDSDPDSEISTLLSLENFLIQNVSLTYDNEVDSQFSDVHIGELNLQMPEFDLADQKVLVKSLTLEKSQILYHDFSVPQVVNQEEEQVENISFSWPEWKVDVGSIELAENRLEFKTRDTDIQQGFFNPEAMIFENLTASLDNIYLKNEKAGFNLNQFEFQESGGFELKTFSTGVKVENEFIALANLEIETNRSRLLADVNLGFDSMQALMENPDKSNFELTINEFLGDIRDAYFFEPSLSQDEMIRNLASAPLRLKMRANGNVNSLVIPNIDLKWDQSSLAGSGRLYNVIDMELLAFDFPKINLNTDKKTILKFVDEQNLGGINLPEDISLQAKAKGKLDDLTADLALDTEMGKIKFDGAFKNNGEITYLANIEVIELQIGNLLGNSGLDTLTFDIQSNGRGTSIDNLTAELSSNFERLKIYGNDYSGLVLEGQLDNGVGDVHLALEDEYLDFDLLTKLDLDSINSKIDLNLDLKGADFFNLGFFPQDLRGKFLFTATFEGNPSSFDLQTNLKDAIMVFEDRNYPVGSLDLKARVREDSTSLDIKSLLVNGNLRSNTSPQLLSDALYQHLVNYLDEDQDSTSIAQGEVMMNLNLTLNQAPILNQVFLQGLEKLDTARIEVDFDQNISKLDADIDFPYLKYSGIEIDSLGVRVSSDQKDLDLAFGFLRLESGPLAMDRTYFTGELENRRLYFDFNSFDGNEQMVHVASDIGMKGDTLSIHFSPDDLLLNKREWNIPESNEILIAENYIHFEEFRFNRNNQELLIRDDLDDVAEEHLAMQFKDFRLETFTTLFNPDELLAGGTLNGRLVVENPFGAIGLLANLKINELKALDVPLGNLSLDAVSENLGNYKLKLALKDGGVDLDMGGSFVADEAGGEFDLDLDLNKIEMQLLAALSGSELRDASGFLSGKVNASGFTTEPIYNGEIAFNNASFTVAQLNSKYLLPEEKISIDNDGIYLNNFTFQDTEGQKFIIDGSVLTESYINPSFDLTLKANSFRAVNSTRDDNELFFGSAILDADVTVKGDLNLPRINASVTVKEGTDFTVLIPETQLDIVEREGVVVFVNRQDPYDILTRQGEETPNAFSGYDIRSILKIDPAAIFKVIVDERSGDNLQVSGNADLNMEINPNGRVTLSGNYEISKGHYEMSLYNLVSRRFEIASGSRITWNGDPMDADLNISAIYTVRTASSELMASQLSSSNTENRTQYLQELPFSVYLNVDGELLKPAISFRLDMPEDQRGALGGNVYSRVLQVNEQEDELNKQVFSLLVLNRFFPSTGSDGSGGGTSAIARNSVSQVLSGQLNALSSSVFGNSGLELDFDLDSFTDYQGGSAQDRTQLNVSARKRLFDDRLVVQVGSQVDIEGSSQNPDQTNAILGNVSLEYILTENGRYRLRAFRKNQFESIIDGQLIITGIGVIFNREFNQFTELWKGIDLNKKEENPIDKLQQRNGEKESEEEKKSSEGMSEGKSEGVKEEENED, encoded by the coding sequence TTGAAGAAATTTTTAAAAATATCAGGAATTGTACTCTCTGTCATTTTCCTAGTTCTAATAGTTCTGATATTATTCGTCAGAAGTCCTTATGGACAGCAGATAATCGTAAATAAAGCTACAGCATACCTTTCCGATAAAACAAGTACTCAAGTCGAAATTGACCACCTATTTATAACTTTTGCAGGCAATTTTTCACTTCAAGGATTATACATTGAGGATTTAAAAAAAGACACCTTGTTATACTCCAAAGATCTTGAATTGGGGTTTGGGTTAATTAATTTTATTCGAACAGGAGATATTCATATCTCTAAACTTGAATGGGACGGCTTGAAAGCAAATATCAGTAGGCAAGAAAATTCTGAGGAATTCAATTATGATTTTTTAATAAATGCTTTCGTTTCTGAACCTACTGAACCTGATCTACAAAACGAAGAGATTCCTGAATCTGACTCCGAACCATTAAAAATTTCATTAGATCCAATTTCATTTAGAAATTTTGATTTGTCTTATCAAGATGAAAAAATGGGTATGGATGCAAAATTAAAACTGGGAGAATTTGATCTGAATATTGCTTCAATGAACTTGGAGGATTTGGCCTTTGATATTAAAAATGTGGCGCTGAAAAATAGTAAGGTCAGTTATCGACAAACAAAGCCATTTGAAGAAACTGAGGATTCTGATCCCGATTCGGAAATATCAACTTTGCTTTCTTTAGAGAATTTTTTAATCCAAAACGTATCATTGACTTATGACAATGAAGTAGATTCCCAATTTTCAGATGTTCATATTGGAGAACTGAATCTTCAAATGCCTGAATTTGATTTAGCTGATCAAAAAGTACTTGTCAAATCATTGACTTTGGAAAAATCTCAAATTTTATATCATGATTTTTCTGTACCTCAAGTTGTAAATCAAGAAGAAGAGCAAGTTGAAAATATTTCGTTTTCTTGGCCTGAATGGAAAGTTGATGTGGGAAGTATTGAGTTAGCTGAAAATAGGTTAGAATTCAAAACACGGGATACTGATATTCAACAAGGTTTTTTTAATCCGGAAGCTATGATTTTTGAGAATTTGACTGCGAGTCTGGATAATATTTATCTCAAAAATGAAAAAGCTGGATTCAACCTCAATCAATTCGAATTTCAAGAATCGGGAGGATTTGAGTTGAAGACTTTTTCAACAGGTGTGAAGGTAGAGAACGAATTCATTGCTCTTGCTAATTTAGAAATTGAAACGAATAGAAGTAGGCTTTTGGCAGATGTAAATCTTGGTTTTGATTCAATGCAAGCATTGATGGAAAATCCAGATAAAAGCAATTTCGAGTTAACAATAAATGAATTTTTGGGAGACATTCGTGATGCATACTTTTTTGAACCAAGTTTGAGCCAAGACGAAATGATTAGAAACCTCGCTTCTGCTCCATTGAGGTTGAAAATGCGAGCCAATGGAAACGTCAATTCCCTTGTAATTCCCAATATCGATTTGAAATGGGATCAATCTTCTTTAGCAGGTTCAGGAAGGTTATATAATGTTATTGACATGGAATTGCTTGCCTTTGACTTTCCTAAAATCAACCTCAATACGGATAAAAAAACGATCTTAAAATTTGTCGATGAACAAAATCTTGGAGGAATAAACCTGCCTGAAGACATCTCTCTTCAAGCAAAAGCAAAAGGTAAACTCGATGATTTAACAGCTGACCTTGCACTCGACACAGAGATGGGCAAAATCAAGTTTGATGGTGCATTCAAAAACAATGGGGAAATTACGTATTTGGCTAACATAGAAGTAATTGAACTACAAATAGGTAATTTACTTGGAAACTCAGGCCTGGATACTTTGACTTTTGATATTCAAAGTAATGGAAGAGGAACTTCAATAGATAACCTAACAGCAGAATTGTCATCTAATTTTGAAAGATTGAAGATTTATGGCAATGATTATTCTGGGCTAGTTTTAGAAGGGCAATTAGACAATGGTGTAGGTGATGTTCATCTTGCTTTGGAAGATGAATATTTGGATTTTGATTTATTGACCAAACTTGACTTAGATTCAATTAATTCTAAAATTGATTTGAATTTAGATTTGAAAGGTGCTGATTTTTTCAATTTAGGATTCTTTCCTCAAGATCTTCGAGGGAAATTTTTGTTTACTGCAACTTTTGAAGGGAATCCAAGCAGTTTTGATTTACAGACTAATCTGAAAGATGCCATTATGGTGTTTGAAGATAGAAACTATCCAGTTGGAAGTTTAGATTTAAAGGCTCGGGTTCGAGAAGATTCCACCAGTTTAGATATCAAAAGTCTACTTGTCAACGGAAATCTAAGGTCAAATACTTCGCCACAACTCTTGAGTGATGCGCTGTATCAGCATCTAGTCAATTATTTAGACGAGGATCAAGACTCCACTTCAATTGCTCAAGGAGAAGTGATGATGAATTTGAATTTGACTCTAAATCAAGCTCCAATTTTGAATCAGGTTTTTCTACAAGGATTGGAAAAACTCGATACAGCCAGAATCGAAGTAGATTTTGATCAAAACATAAGTAAGCTAGATGCTGATATAGATTTTCCTTATTTGAAATATTCAGGAATTGAAATTGATAGCTTGGGTGTACGAGTAAGTTCAGATCAGAAAGACTTAGATCTTGCCTTTGGTTTTTTACGATTAGAATCAGGGCCATTGGCTATGGATAGGACTTATTTTACGGGTGAATTAGAGAATAGAAGACTTTATTTTGATTTTAATTCCTTTGATGGGAATGAACAAATGGTTCATGTAGCCTCAGATATAGGAATGAAAGGAGATACATTAAGTATTCATTTTTCGCCAGATGATCTGTTATTAAATAAAAGAGAATGGAATATTCCTGAAAGTAATGAGATTCTAATTGCCGAAAATTACATTCACTTCGAAGAATTTAGATTCAATAGAAACAATCAGGAATTATTGATCCGAGATGATTTGGATGATGTGGCTGAGGAACATTTAGCGATGCAATTCAAAGATTTCAGATTAGAAACTTTCACCACATTATTCAACCCTGACGAATTGCTGGCAGGAGGTACGCTCAATGGAAGATTAGTTGTTGAAAATCCTTTTGGAGCGATTGGACTCTTGGCAAACCTAAAAATCAATGAACTCAAAGCTTTGGATGTGCCATTGGGAAATCTCTCTTTAGATGCAGTGTCTGAGAATTTAGGGAATTATAAATTGAAACTTGCTCTGAAAGATGGTGGCGTAGATCTCGACATGGGCGGTAGTTTTGTTGCTGATGAAGCTGGTGGGGAATTTGATCTGGATTTAGATTTGAATAAAATTGAGATGCAACTTTTAGCAGCCTTGTCAGGATCTGAATTGAGAGATGCTTCAGGGTTTCTTTCTGGTAAGGTCAATGCATCAGGCTTTACAACAGAGCCAATTTACAATGGAGAAATTGCCTTCAATAATGCATCTTTTACTGTCGCTCAATTGAACTCAAAATACCTTTTGCCAGAGGAGAAAATTAGTATTGATAATGATGGGATTTATTTAAATAATTTCACATTCCAGGATACTGAAGGCCAAAAATTTATTATCGATGGGTCAGTTTTGACAGAAAGCTACATCAATCCGAGTTTTGATCTGACACTAAAGGCGAATAGTTTTAGAGCAGTCAATTCTACCCGTGATGACAATGAATTGTTTTTTGGAAGTGCAATTCTAGATGCAGATGTCACTGTCAAGGGTGACTTAAATTTACCAAGGATCAATGCTAGTGTCACCGTAAAAGAAGGGACAGATTTTACTGTTCTTATTCCAGAAACACAATTAGATATTGTTGAAAGAGAAGGAGTTGTTGTTTTTGTAAATAGACAAGATCCTTACGACATTTTGACCAGACAAGGGGAAGAAACTCCTAATGCATTTTCAGGATATGATATTCGATCCATTCTTAAAATTGATCCTGCTGCAATTTTTAAAGTTATTGTAGATGAAAGATCTGGAGATAACCTTCAAGTATCTGGGAATGCGGATTTGAATATGGAAATCAATCCTAACGGTAGAGTTACTTTAAGTGGAAACTATGAAATCAGCAAAGGGCATTATGAAATGTCTTTGTATAATTTGGTCAGCAGAAGGTTTGAAATCGCATCAGGAAGCCGGATAACTTGGAACGGTGACCCTATGGATGCTGATTTGAATATTTCAGCAATTTATACAGTTAGGACTGCTTCATCTGAACTGATGGCTTCTCAGCTTTCAAGTTCCAATACCGAAAACAGAACACAATATTTACAGGAGTTGCCATTCTCAGTTTATTTGAATGTTGATGGGGAATTACTGAAACCAGCAATTTCCTTCAGATTAGATATGCCGGAGGATCAAAGAGGAGCTTTGGGTGGCAATGTTTACAGCAGAGTTTTGCAAGTGAATGAACAAGAAGACGAACTCAATAAGCAGGTGTTTTCGCTGTTGGTCTTGAATAGATTTTTCCCTTCAACAGGAAGTGATGGCTCAGGTGGTGGCACTTCTGCGATTGCAAGGAATAGTGTGAGTCAAGTACTCTCGGGGCAGCTTAATGCGCTTTCAAGCAGTGTGTTTGGGAATTCTGGATTGGAGCTAGATTTTGATTTGGATAGTTTTACGGATTATCAAGGTGGAAGTGCCCAAGATCGAACCCAACTCAATGTAAGTGCAAGAAAACGCTTATTCGATGATAGATTAGTCGTACAGGTAGGAAGTCAAGTTGATATTGAAGGAAGTTCCCAAAACCCAGATCAAACGAATGCCATTTTAGGAAATGTGAGTTTGGAATACATACTTACTGAGAATGGTCGCTATAGATTGAGAGCTTTCAGAAAAAACCAATTTGAAAGTATTATTGATGGTCAATTGATCATTACTGGTATTGGAGTCATTTTCAATAGGGAATTTAATCAGTTCACAGAGCTTTGGAAGGGAATAGATTTGAACAAAAAAGAGGAAAACCCAATAGATAAGTTACAACAGAGAAATGGCGAAAAGGAATCTGAGGAAGAAAAAAAGTCTTCAGAAGGAATGTCAGAAGGAAAGTCAGAAGGAGTAAAAGAGGAGGAAAATGAAGATTAA
- the miaB gene encoding tRNA (N6-isopentenyl adenosine(37)-C2)-methylthiotransferase MiaB, with protein MENIIKDIDIISAEEAQACDYKTTEDENTGKAKKLYIESYGCQMNFSDSEIVASIMKDNGFDTTSDFQQADVIFLNTCSIREKAELTVRKRLSQFNNIKKNKPELTIGVLGCMAERLKEKLLEEEKLVDVVVGPDAYRDLPNLVSEAEDGNKGVNTFLSREETYADISPVRLNSNGVSAFISIMRGCDNMCSFCVVPFTRGRERSRDPHSVVREAQELFDKGFKEVTLLGQNVDSYKWSPEENNKARLNKKDDVSTIINFAHLLEMVAQVSPKLRVRFSTSHPKDITDEVLHTMKKYDNICNYIHLPVQSGNSRVLEMMNRTYDRAWYLERVSKIREILGEECGISSDMITGFCSETEEEHQDTLTLMDIVKYDFSYMFYYSERPGTLAAKKYVDDIPLEVKKRRLNDIIQKQSQLSEERNKLDVGKIQEILIEGASKRSEEQLRGRNSANKMVIVNKGNLKKGDYALVKITDCTPATLFGEVIS; from the coding sequence ATGGAAAACATTATTAAAGACATAGATATCATCTCAGCAGAAGAAGCACAAGCCTGTGATTATAAGACAACTGAAGATGAAAATACGGGTAAAGCCAAAAAATTGTATATTGAATCTTATGGATGTCAGATGAATTTTTCTGATTCAGAAATCGTCGCTTCCATTATGAAGGACAATGGTTTTGATACAACATCAGATTTCCAACAAGCAGATGTGATTTTCTTAAACACTTGCTCTATAAGAGAAAAAGCTGAACTTACAGTAAGGAAGAGGCTTTCTCAATTTAATAATATAAAGAAAAATAAACCTGAATTGACCATCGGAGTATTGGGCTGTATGGCTGAGCGCTTGAAAGAAAAACTCCTTGAGGAAGAGAAATTGGTTGATGTGGTCGTTGGTCCAGATGCCTACCGAGATCTTCCGAACTTGGTGTCAGAAGCAGAGGATGGCAATAAAGGTGTCAATACTTTTCTATCTAGAGAAGAGACCTATGCTGATATCTCACCTGTGAGATTGAATTCAAATGGAGTAAGTGCATTCATATCTATCATGCGTGGATGTGACAATATGTGTTCGTTTTGTGTTGTCCCTTTCACCAGAGGGCGAGAAAGAAGTAGAGACCCCCACTCTGTCGTCCGAGAAGCTCAGGAATTATTCGATAAAGGCTTCAAAGAAGTGACACTCTTGGGACAAAATGTAGATAGCTACAAGTGGTCTCCTGAAGAAAACAACAAAGCAAGATTAAACAAAAAAGATGATGTCAGCACGATAATTAATTTTGCTCATCTTTTGGAAATGGTTGCCCAAGTTAGCCCAAAACTTCGAGTAAGATTTTCCACTTCCCATCCCAAAGACATTACAGATGAGGTTTTGCATACCATGAAAAAGTATGACAATATCTGTAATTACATTCACCTTCCTGTTCAGAGTGGTAATTCCAGAGTCCTGGAGATGATGAATAGAACCTATGACAGAGCATGGTATCTAGAGCGTGTTTCAAAAATCAGAGAAATCTTGGGAGAAGAATGTGGAATCTCTTCAGATATGATTACAGGTTTTTGCTCAGAAACAGAAGAAGAGCACCAAGATACTTTGACTTTGATGGACATTGTAAAATATGATTTCTCCTACATGTTCTACTATTCTGAAAGGCCAGGAACTTTAGCTGCGAAAAAATATGTGGATGATATACCATTGGAGGTAAAAAAGAGAAGACTGAATGACATCATTCAAAAACAAAGTCAACTTTCTGAAGAAAGAAATAAACTTGATGTAGGGAAAATCCAAGAAATCTTGATTGAAGGTGCATCTAAAAGATCTGAAGAGCAATTAAGAGGAAGAAACTCAGCCAATAAAATGGTAATTGTAAATAAGGGAAATCTAAAAAAAGGAGATTATGCTCTTGTGAAAATTACTGACTGTACTCCTGCTACATTATTTGGGGAAGTAATTTCCTGA
- a CDS encoding sigma-54 interaction domain-containing protein, whose product MITASEIQSVKQRFGIIGNSPLLNHAIQVAMQASPTDMTVLITGESGSGKESFSKIIHSLSVRKHGKFIAINCGAIPEGTIDSELFGHEKGSFTGAHEARKGYFEVTDGGSIFLDEIGEMPLGTQARLLRVLENGEFIKVGSSKVQKTNVRVIAATNVNLIKAVEKGKFREDLYYRLNTVPIFVPPLRERGEDIVLLFRKFTTDFSEKYKVKPVSLDEDAKTLLMKFPFPGNIRQLKNLAEQISLLEQEREIDAATLGRYLPTEQTRLPAAYTGSGSGNESSTDFSERDILYKVLFDMKKDMHELKKLVLESYQSGGLNSTIINKHQNLFEDLESPVSFDESKSNVPAVNIPLVIDSKNKSKDDNLGDYEDDYENESIEDIIHEEDDNSLSLEKKEKEMIIKALRKHNNKRKYAADDLGISERTLYRKIKQYDID is encoded by the coding sequence ATGATCACAGCATCAGAAATCCAAAGTGTCAAGCAAAGATTTGGTATCATAGGAAATAGTCCATTACTTAATCACGCCATTCAAGTGGCGATGCAAGCTTCTCCTACCGATATGACAGTCTTGATCACTGGAGAGAGTGGAAGTGGTAAAGAATCCTTCTCAAAAATCATTCACTCTCTAAGTGTTCGAAAGCATGGGAAGTTTATCGCTATTAATTGTGGCGCCATCCCAGAAGGAACAATTGATTCAGAACTTTTTGGTCACGAAAAAGGATCTTTTACAGGCGCACATGAAGCAAGAAAAGGTTATTTTGAAGTAACTGATGGAGGTTCTATATTTTTAGACGAGATTGGGGAAATGCCATTGGGGACACAAGCCAGATTACTACGAGTTTTGGAAAATGGTGAATTTATAAAAGTAGGTTCATCCAAAGTTCAAAAAACGAATGTAAGAGTGATCGCCGCCACAAACGTGAATTTGATAAAGGCCGTTGAAAAAGGAAAATTCAGAGAAGATCTATACTATCGCCTAAATACTGTTCCGATTTTTGTACCACCACTTCGAGAGCGTGGTGAAGATATCGTTTTGTTATTCAGGAAATTCACGACTGATTTTTCGGAAAAATACAAGGTTAAACCGGTGTCTTTGGATGAAGATGCTAAAACACTGTTGATGAAATTCCCATTTCCTGGAAATATTAGACAATTAAAAAATCTGGCAGAACAAATATCATTATTAGAGCAAGAGAGAGAAATCGATGCCGCTACACTAGGTAGATATTTACCAACAGAACAAACTAGACTCCCCGCAGCATATACTGGTTCGGGTTCTGGAAATGAAAGCAGCACTGACTTTTCAGAAAGAGATATTCTTTACAAAGTCCTTTTTGATATGAAAAAGGACATGCATGAACTGAAAAAACTTGTTTTAGAAAGCTACCAATCTGGTGGACTTAATTCCACAATAATTAATAAACATCAAAATCTTTTTGAAGATTTAGAATCGCCTGTTTCATTTGATGAATCAAAATCTAATGTGCCTGCTGTAAACATACCTTTGGTAATTGACTCAAAAAATAAAAGCAAGGATGATAATTTGGGAGATTACGAAGATGATTATGAAAATGAATCTATAGAAGACATCATTCATGAGGAAGATGATAATTCGCTGTCGTTAGAGAAAAAAGAAAAAGAAATGATTATCAAAGCATTGAGAAAGCATAATAATAAAAGAAAATATGCCGCAGATGATCTTGGAATCTCAGAAAGGACGTTATATAGAAAAATCAAACAGTATGACATCGATTAA
- a CDS encoding LptE family protein, giving the protein MTSIKIRENVFLMVILFMLGISGCSVSYSFTGTNINYDLTKTFSVENFFNDSGGGPANMEQQFTESLKDFYQRNTQLELVRSNGDIQLSGSITRYNLTPQATVTSTDPNSPDRAGQMRLTIVVEVEYINMAVEEENLKRSFSFFRDYDPRTTSVLQVESVLIEEIFENIIQDVFTATVANW; this is encoded by the coding sequence ATGACATCGATTAAAATACGAGAAAATGTCTTTTTGATGGTGATTCTTTTTATGCTTGGCATATCAGGATGCAGTGTCAGCTATAGTTTCACTGGTACCAATATCAATTATGATCTTACCAAAACTTTTTCCGTAGAAAATTTCTTTAACGATTCTGGAGGCGGCCCTGCCAATATGGAGCAGCAGTTTACTGAGTCTTTAAAAGATTTTTACCAAAGAAATACGCAACTAGAACTGGTAAGAAGCAATGGAGATATTCAATTGTCAGGTTCAATAACGAGGTATAACTTAACCCCACAAGCCACTGTCACGAGTACCGATCCCAATTCACCTGATCGAGCAGGACAGATGCGCTTGACCATTGTGGTTGAAGTAGAATATATAAATATGGCAGTAGAAGAAGAGAACTTGAAGAGAAGTTTTTCATTCTTTAGAGATTATGATCCGCGAACCACCTCGGTTTTACAAGTTGAGAGTGTTTTAATTGAAGAGATTTTTGAAAACATCATTCAGGATGTTTTTACCGCAACAGTTGCCAATTGGTAA
- the secG gene encoding preprotein translocase subunit SecG, with protein MFTVLISIIIVLAVLLVLVILSQNSKGGVGSAFGGGASQIMGVTKTGNILEKSTWILALAILVLSLGSSAFYTSSSVDSFSSPNIESAKQQVVMPQFDNSGEGESLLPSTPSEETTTEEGNPTEEETTEEN; from the coding sequence ATGTTTACCGTACTTATCAGCATTATAATCGTATTAGCAGTATTATTGGTTTTGGTGATACTTTCACAGAATTCTAAAGGTGGAGTAGGTTCTGCTTTTGGTGGTGGTGCATCTCAAATTATGGGAGTAACTAAAACTGGAAATATCCTTGAAAAATCAACATGGATTTTAGCACTTGCTATACTTGTGCTTTCATTAGGTTCTTCTGCTTTTTATACTTCTTCCAGTGTTGATTCTTTCAGTTCTCCAAATATCGAAAGTGCAAAACAACAAGTTGTAATGCCTCAATTCGATAACAGTGGAGAAGGAGAAAGTTTATTACCTTCTACTCCTTCAGAGGAGACCACAACCGAAGAAGGAAACCCTACAGAAGAAGAAACAACTGAAGAAAACTAA
- a CDS encoding co-chaperone GroES: MSNVNIKPLADRVLVEPAAAEEKTASGLYIPDTAKEKPQKGTVVAVGGGKKDEPLTVKVGDTVLYGKYAGTELSVEGKDFLIMREADIFAIL; this comes from the coding sequence ATGTCAAACGTGAACATCAAACCTCTTGCAGATAGAGTTCTGGTAGAACCTGCTGCAGCAGAAGAAAAAACCGCTTCTGGTCTTTACATCCCAGATACTGCTAAAGAAAAGCCTCAAAAAGGTACAGTTGTAGCCGTAGGTGGTGGCAAAAAAGATGAACCCTTGACTGTAAAAGTGGGTGATACTGTATTGTATGGCAAGTATGCTGGCACAGAACTTTCCGTGGAAGGAAAAGATTTTCTTATCATGAGAGAAGCAGACATCTTTGCAATCCTATAA
- the groL gene encoding chaperonin GroEL (60 kDa chaperone family; promotes refolding of misfolded polypeptides especially under stressful conditions; forms two stacked rings of heptamers to form a barrel-shaped 14mer; ends can be capped by GroES; misfolded proteins enter the barrel where they are refolded when GroES binds), with product MSKELFFNIDARDRLKKGVDALANAVKVTLGPKGRNVIIDKKFGAPTITKDGVSVAKEIELEEPIENMGAQLVKEVASKTADDAGDGTTTATVLTQAIFNVGIKNVAAGANPMDLKRGIDKAVTAVVASLRDSSKAISTSKEIQQVATVSANNDEEIGKMIADAMEKVGKDGVITVEEAKGTETEVRTVEGMQFDRGYLSPYFTTNTEKMEAELERPYILIYDKKISSMKELLPVLEPVAQTGKPLLIIAEDVDGEALATLVVNKIRGALKVAAVKAPGFGDRRKAMLEDIAILTGGTVISEERGYKLENATIDYLGTAEKINIDKDNTTIVNGAGDPAAIQARIAEIKSQIEKTTSDYDKEKLQERLAKLSGGVAILYIGAATEVEMKEKKDRVDDALHATRAAVQEGIVVGGGVALVRAVSALDSLKGDNEDQDTGINIIRMAIESPLRTIVENAGGEGSVVINRIKENTGNYGYNARTDIYEDLFEAGVIDPTKVTRLALENAASIAALLLTTECVIADVKEEGSSMPPMGGGGMGGMM from the coding sequence ATGTCAAAAGAATTATTTTTCAACATCGACGCAAGAGACAGACTGAAAAAAGGTGTGGATGCTCTTGCAAATGCGGTAAAGGTCACACTTGGTCCTAAAGGTAGAAATGTGATCATAGACAAAAAATTCGGTGCTCCAACGATCACCAAAGATGGTGTGTCTGTTGCAAAAGAAATCGAATTAGAAGAACCAATTGAAAATATGGGTGCTCAACTCGTAAAAGAAGTTGCTTCTAAAACTGCAGATGATGCTGGTGATGGAACTACTACTGCTACTGTTTTGACTCAGGCGATTTTCAATGTAGGTATCAAAAACGTAGCAGCAGGTGCTAACCCTATGGATTTGAAAAGAGGGATTGATAAGGCTGTCACAGCGGTAGTTGCTTCTTTAAGAGATAGCTCAAAAGCTATTTCAACTAGTAAAGAAATTCAGCAAGTAGCTACTGTTTCTGCCAACAATGACGAGGAAATCGGTAAAATGATTGCTGATGCAATGGAAAAAGTTGGTAAAGATGGTGTGATCACTGTTGAAGAAGCAAAAGGCACGGAAACTGAAGTAAGAACTGTAGAAGGTATGCAGTTTGACAGAGGTTACCTTTCTCCATACTTCACTACCAACACTGAGAAAATGGAAGCAGAATTGGAGAGACCTTACATCTTGATTTATGACAAGAAAATCTCTTCTATGAAAGAATTGCTTCCTGTATTGGAGCCAGTGGCTCAGACAGGCAAGCCTTTGTTGATCATCGCTGAGGATGTAGATGGTGAAGCTTTAGCAACTTTGGTAGTCAACAAAATAAGAGGTGCTTTGAAAGTTGCAGCTGTAAAAGCTCCTGGATTCGGTGATAGAAGAAAAGCAATGTTGGAAGACATCGCTATCCTAACAGGAGGAACTGTTATCTCTGAAGAAAGAGGTTACAAATTAGAAAATGCAACCATTGATTACTTAGGAACTGCTGAGAAAATCAACATTGATAAGGATAATACTACCATCGTAAATGGTGCTGGTGATCCTGCTGCAATTCAAGCTAGAATCGCAGAAATCAAATCTCAAATTGAGAAGACAACTTCAGACTATGATAAAGAAAAACTACAAGAAAGATTAGCGAAACTTTCTGGTGGTGTTGCAATTCTTTACATTGGTGCAGCCACTGAGGTAGAAATGAAGGAAAAGAAAGATAGAGTTGATGATGCTCTACACGCAACAAGAGCAGCTGTTCAAGAAGGTATTGTAGTAGGTGGTGGTGTTGCTTTAGTAAGAGCAGTATCAGCTTTAGATTCTCTAAAAGGAGATAATGAAGATCAAGATACCGGTATCAATATCATCAGAATGGCAATCGAATCTCCATTGAGAACGATCGTAGAAAATGCTGGTGGAGAAGGATCTGTTGTAATCAATAGAATCAAAGAAAACACAGGTAACTACGGCTACAATGCAAGAACAGATATCTACGAAGATCTGTTTGAAGCTGGAGTGATCGACCCAACAAAAGTAACACGCTTAGCTTTAGAAAATGCAGCATCTATTGCAGCTTTACTTTTGACTACAGAATGTGTGATCGCTGATGTGAAAGAAGAAGGTTCTAGCATGCCTCCAATGGGCGGCGGCGGAATGGGCGGAATGATGTAA